The sequence below is a genomic window from Lolium perenne isolate Kyuss_39 chromosome 7, Kyuss_2.0, whole genome shotgun sequence.
ACTAACAAACCACCAGATATTGCAATAACCTTGGCCGGAAGGTGGCTTGTGCCAGCACACAGATTGAGAACAATGGATCCAGTCAGTTGATACATCTTGATGCACCGGTGGAGGGGTGAACAATCAGCTCAGTGCATCAGTTTCAGCCATTCAGGGTTTGCCAATCCATTGAAGTTTGGGAAGCCGTCCAGTTAACTTCTATGTATGTTCATTACTCTCAAAATGTATAGACAGTACACCAAGGTATATATATATGTCCTTCTCTCTGTTAGCTCTGCTGTTAACAAGGGTACATCTCACTATGTACAATACATGTAAACCCAAAACTGAAAGTCTTTGCTAACAGAAACGCTAACAGATGAAGGCGACTCACTGTATCTGTACATCTAAGCTAGTATATGGACAAACACCTCTCACTCTCTGTAGGGCAAGGCATCTAGTATTGTGGCATCTCGGCAGGCACAGTTGGGCTAAGGAAGGATTCCCAAGGTATGTTGCACTTCCAGTCATCTGGAGAGTCTACTCCTAAATCGAATGGGAAGTTGAGCCTTCCTGGAGCCTCCCactcattggtcatgttgaaggtATTGCCAGGCTTTACTGTGGATGACTCTTGGTTTCTGCAGCTCATTCCGAAGTTCACATCCGCAGAAGAATCAATCACAAACTCAGCGATATGCTCAGGCTGCCCAAACTGCGCGTCGAAGAGCTGTGGTGCAGCGTGCGCGGGCTTGTGTGATGGCTGTGCCTGGAATGGCAAGATGATGGGACCTTTCTGGACTTCCTGAGCTGGATTGCAGTTGAAGCTTATGACCTTGCATGAAGAACCATCCTGTGTGTTGCTGGCTTTCTGAAACTGTTGCTGTCCCTGGAAGCCATATTTGCTGGTGATGAACTGACTTGCTGGTGCCGCTGCAGCTTGCAATGAATGGGAGCTCTCGGATGCAAAATGTGAAGCTTGCACCGATTGCATCCCAGAGAAGCGGTCTTGCTCAGTTGCCAATGGAGGCCCCCAAGCATGAGAGAGCGCCCGTTGCGCCATGGAACTGGTCTTCTTGAAGATCCTGCATATGGTCCAAGAGTCCTGTTTTCATAAAAAAAGAAGCACCTGTTAGAATTTGATATAGCACTGGAATTTAGCTCTATAACCACTACATAGTATGAGTTGGAATGCATACGTTGAGCGGGATGTTCTTGTCGATCGGTCTCTTGGGAAGCGATGGATCGGCGAGCGAAGGAAGCCTGAACTCGTGCATCATCCAGTCGGTTTTCATCCCTCTTGCCGCTCTGCCTTTGTAGAAGACAAGGGACTTCTTCAGGCCTATGCACCTGGTGCCCTCGGAGGAGTAGATCGGCCTATCGGTTCCTGTGGCTTTCCAGAACCCAGCTGCTGTCACTCGGTTTGGCCTCGCGCTGTTGCGATACTTCCGGTCCCTTGGGCAGTAGAAGTACCACTCCGTCTCGCCGGTGCTCGCAAGCTCTGTTATTGACAAGAGACAGCGAAGTTAGACTTTGCATAAGACGAGTCACGCACCTAGGTTACCTTGTCATGAACACAACAATACTACTGAATTCTTTGAACTGGACTTCTTCTAGAGGGATGATTGTCCTTGTTTCTACTTAACTAGATCAATGAAATCAACTTATGTTGAACTGGCATCCTAAGTGAAAACTACTTTTGAAGATACAAAATTTTAAAAACTCAAAGGTCAATTGCATTCCGATCTATTCGTGAGAAAATGTTATATAACAAGGAAGGTGTAGGTTTCAAGCTTACTTGGCAGATCCCATGGATCAAACTTGTAGATGTCCAATTGCCTGATGAGCTCAATGGAGATAGGCTTTTGCTGGATCTTCTTCTTGAGGTAAAAACTGACCAGCTCTTCATCGGTAGGATGAAACCGGAACCCTGGAAGGAGGATCTCATCTGATTTCTCCATATTGACATCATTTCCTCCCTCCATATCTCACAAAGGTATGAACCCTACACCCTGTTGCAAGTGGTCACAAACTTACAAAGGCTGGCTATCCTTGTACCGTTTGTGCAGTAAGCTAGTGAATGGCTTCTAGGGATGAAGCTGCTGAGGTGAAGACAATTAGTTGCGATGTAAATCTATTACACACGAGGTGTACTTATATATGAGGCATGAGCTACCCGGAACGACTTGATGAGTCCCGCGGGCCACAGTTCTGAAGAATTTCGTTCTGCATTTAATAATCCGTTTTAGTTCCTTCTCTGTTTGAAAGCTGTCATGATTTGTTTAATGCTGGTTCAGTATCTCAACGAAGACAAGCTGAGCAGCATGAAGGAATTGGCAGTCACTTTCAGTTCACACTTGAATACTCACGTACGGCAGTGAAAATagttctttttttgttttgcactTCATCTTTAGCCTTCCCAGGTAAATGGAAAAACTTATTACATTGTACTGCAATACACGGCAGGACTAGAAACTGTGACACTCTTCTTGAGCACTTTTGGCTTCATGAACGTCGATGAATACTGGCATTCCTTTCTTCGTAAAAAACTTGTTGGTATTCCTTTCATTTCTGAAACCAAATTCGCCGTTTTATGTGATTATGTGCAGTTATTTTTCGTATTAGTCTGGGATTTCGGGAATTAACTAATGTGTGGTAACTAATATGCAATTAGTATCTAatcgagtaagagagagagatagagaaagAGAGTCCTACAAACTGATTACTCAGAGATAGTGATGGGCCTTACCGGTGCAATTTTCTGCACTTCTTTATGAATTAGCGTGGGTGACTCTGCTGGTGAGTGTTGAAAGAGAAGGTTATTACTCCAAGTACAGCTTTGCAGACTAAATTTTATTCGCTTGAGTTGCCACGGTGGAAAGCCGGTCCAATTTGCTCCACAGCGAGTCAGCTTGGTTAACCGCAAGCATGCTGGTCACTCCACATGGCACAATTGTCTCTTGCCCCGTTCCACACTCCGTAAGGCTATGTGTCCTTAAATATTACTACAAGCGCTTGAACATCACATTGAATAGATATGGGCAAGCTCACGCGAGGGCTTTTTTTTCTCTCGTTCTGATGTATCAGCAGCATGTTGGTCTGTTTCTCGTTCTGATGCAGAAAATGAGTAACTTTCAACATGGACCAAAAGAGGGAGAAAATGCAAGGAGGTTAGATCATCCATCAGTACTCGAACATGATTTTCACAAAATCTCTAGCGAAATGCAAACGATCATCATATATAGCAGCAGCGCTACTAACTCAGCCCTGACCACCACATGTGAGTATGTGACGAGTTGACTATAAATCTATAAGAAGAGAAAACAATGGAGATAATTATATCAAATAGCCAAATCTGAACTAGACTCCAGATGTTGCCAAATCCCGAACCACGCATCCACTGTATTCAGGTCCATGTATGTCGGCGGTTGTCATGTTTGTGTTCAAGATTCAAGTATATTATCTAAGTTTCGCATATGAAACTTAGAGATGGTAGATTGTAGATTGAGTCTGACTAAATGTATAATCGTTCATTTTGAAAATATTACAGTTACCTGTACAAAGTGATACTACTAGTCAGTGAATCGAAAACAGTTCACTTTTACGATCAGCTGGGGGTAGGTTCCAAAAATCTGAAATATTAGTTACACGTAAAACCGCCGAGTTGCTCACTCCCTGAGTGGCGACGACATTGCTGACACGGCCACATTTTCCTATGTAAAGATGCCCCAAATTTATGTACACGTAGGTTCTTCCCCTCTCTTAATTTGTTAGTAAAATGTTCTTCGAAAAGAACAAACGAAAGCACCCAACTGCAATAACTGAGTCACAGACGATCAATCAGGGACAAGGTTTCGGCCGTGCGCGCAGTCAAATACTCGTCAAAACTTTGCAAACAATCTTTCTCCCCGTATCCCCCAGTTGCCGGCACACGGAGTAGCACCCCATTAATCCAGTACTATTGAAGGACTAATTTGCTCTTGATTTAGAGCAATTCCTGTCCCTTGCTGTGCTCGCAACCGGGAACCCAAGTTTCTAGAGTAGATTTGGGGGAGGAGTCAACGTCAAAATCTTCCAGTTCAAGCAATCCTGCTCTGACTGCTTCTTGGTTTCCTGGTTCTTGGAACACATGAACATGTTGCTCTTCTTCATAGGAGGCACACGTGAACTAAATCAAGAGAGTTATTTTGAAGGAAACGATTTGACTTTATTGGTCAGGAAAACCCCCTCGTTCCCCCTCGTCGCTCCCGTGGGCGACGGGTgggaaccctagccgccaccgacCCAGACCTCTCCCCCCGGCTCCTccctcccctcgccgccgccggagggcgtCGCTGGGCAAAGCCCGGGCGCTGGCGGCGGCGAGGACTCCTCTCCCCCTCACGTGGAAGACCTGGCGCGGGCCGACGAGGCCGGTGAGGGCGGCGCGCTTGACGaggggcgcggcggcgcggctgCCTCAGCAGCGGCGTGGAGGCTTCGTGGCGGGGCGGCGACCCCGCGCTGGAGGCGGCGGCTGCTCTCGGGCAGCCACCaagtccggcggcggcggcgcggccggtgTATCCTCGGGTGGCCCGCGACGGCGACGGCACTGGGGATAGCGGCGACGGCGctgggacgacggcgacggcgctgACGGCGGCAGGTGGTGCTGGGCGGCCGGAGATGgcgccatggcggcgcgggcttGCTGGCTCGGGTCTGGGCCCTTCGGGCCCGATCTGGGTTTGGTGGGCCCCGGCCGTTTTGCCCTCCTGCGCCTGGGTGCGGCCAGGCACCTCATCCTTGTCCGTCCTCCTCGGCTCCGAGCGCATGGTGCTGCTGCTCTGGCCGGGTTGAGCGGAACCCTATGCCATCTTGGCGTGGCGGCTCGTGGCGTCCGTGCGGCGCTGGCGACAAGGTTGACGGTGCTGGGTGGCTGGCGATGCTCTCTGAGGTGGATGTGTGCAGTCCCGCAGCAGCCCACCCCATGGTGGCACCTGCGCCGCTTGCGGCTCGGTAGTGCCCCTCTTAGGCGGCCTGTCCCTTTGGGGGCATGGCTGCCCCCGACCTGGCGCGCTGGACGTGCTGCCGGCGGGTTGCGCTGCCGAGGCTAGCGCTTTGAGAGAAAAGGGTCAGCGCAGGAGGTCTTGGCGAGGGATGGACAATGCCTGCAGTGGTGAGGAACCATGCTCTGGGCGAAAGCCCTGCCTTTCGGGGCCGGTGACGGCGACGCCTGAGGGCGCCGTTTTCCTCTTGTGGCGTCATCGAGGAGTTTCGGCACCTCCCTTGCCTAGGGTCTCatgctccgggtgaaaacctcagATTTGGCTTGCcaaatcgggcgacgacggcgttcTGGACGTCGtaccctccttggaggcgtcgtcttGGGAACTTGAGTCCGGGCCGTAGTTCTTCCTCGTGGATCTCAGCGCTGACCACATGGGAGGTGTCTTGCGATGCAGGTAGCGCGCCGGCCTCTCGAGTGCTATCGCGGTGGCTTGCGCGACGAGGATCTTCCTCGAACAGCGCGAGCATGCCTCTGGATGCGCGGTGGTGGGCTGGCCTCTGTGTTTGTTGGCGGGCTGCTGAAGTCTGCATGCTTGCACGTCTGTCGAGGTTGCCGGGAGCTAGCCGCTGCGCCGACGGCGTTCCTTGGATCTGGGTCGAGGCCGGAGCAGCAATGCTCCCAGCTGAGCCGTGGTGGGCTCGCGGGATTCAGGTGGTACGCGTCTTGGCTGCGGCTGGCAGGCTCTTGGTATTTTCGACGATGCACAAGCACTGCGACTTTCATCGGTAAGGGTTCTGTCTTGCGGAGGAGCTCACTCTGCAGCGTCCTGGAGGAGCACTCAACGGATTTTCGGCCTTTTTGTCGTAGTCTAGTTTGAGTGTCGGGTGTGTACTGTGGGCGTTCGGCCTTTTCTTAGGCTTGTAATGTAAACTCCTTTTCTATCAATGAATCGAAACGCAAGCTTCGGGTTTTCGCGAAAAAGACTTTATTGGTCAATTAAATACAGTATATTAGATGGAAACAAAGACGAACTGTAATGGCCCTGTTAAGTGGATTAGATTCAACAAACTAAATGGAGGGATTGAGTGAGTGTTGCACTCGAATGGAATGGCCCTGTTAAAGCGAATTGAAACGTATGAAATGTTGCTTCACAGTTCTTAAATAATCCTATATAGTATCATTGTTAGGACAAGTGGACACAAACCTACAAGCCCATATTTTCATGTTTGGAAGCAAACCGAGTTCAACACGAAATTGCACCAAAACTGTACACTTGATGATTCAATGATAAATATACCAGGATATGATCATATGAACTATATTTCTAAAATATTTATTGTGCTTTTCGCTTATTGCCATCTATGAAACATGTAAGTGCGAGTTTAAACTGAGAACTTCTAGAAAATGATCCTTACATGCATGTGCATTGCTACAAAGCGAACGCCAATAAATTCAACATGTGCCACATCAGTCTCTAACCAAATTCAGTTTTTGTGAAAATCGACTAAGCCTTTAGAAAAAAATGCAACTTAAAACTGTA
It includes:
- the LOC127301687 gene encoding protein FEZ-like, producing the protein MEGGNDVNMEKSDEILLPGFRFHPTDEELVSFYLKKKIQQKPISIELIRQLDIYKFDPWDLPKLASTGETEWYFYCPRDRKYRNSARPNRVTAAGFWKATGTDRPIYSSEGTRCIGLKKSLVFYKGRAARGMKTDWMMHEFRLPSLADPSLPKRPIDKNIPLNDSWTICRIFKKTSSMAQRALSHAWGPPLATEQDRFSGMQSVQASHFASESSHSLQAAAAPASQFITSKYGFQGQQQFQKASNTQDGSSCKVISFNCNPAQEVQKGPIILPFQAQPSHKPAHAAPQLFDAQFGQPEHIAEFVIDSSADVNFGMSCRNQESSTVKPGNTFNMTNEWEAPGRLNFPFDLGVDSPDDWKCNIPWESFLSPTVPAEMPQY